One region of Estrella lausannensis genomic DNA includes:
- a CDS encoding tetratricopeptide repeat protein, which translates to MKKIAFFSFILAVTAGCGFAAETSATSSQIKTLIIENKLDEARSLADREIQNNPEDVDTIRRRGFVYFMQGDYQSAAEDFTAYLSARPGSAKGYLYRGLAYIAMGDEARGKEDVKTALSIKPNLASTVDELMPKMLSGKKEKKSKEVALTTKKGVPVKTKKGAVAYKLKG; encoded by the coding sequence ATGAAAAAAATAGCATTTTTTAGCTTCATATTAGCCGTTACCGCAGGATGTGGCTTTGCGGCGGAAACCTCCGCAACAAGCAGCCAAATCAAAACGTTAATTATTGAGAATAAGCTTGATGAGGCGAGATCGCTTGCCGATAGAGAGATACAGAACAATCCTGAGGATGTCGACACTATCCGCAGAAGAGGTTTTGTCTATTTTATGCAAGGGGACTACCAGAGCGCCGCTGAAGATTTCACTGCTTATTTAAGCGCAAGACCCGGAAGCGCCAAAGGCTACCTCTATAGGGGTTTGGCCTATATCGCAATGGGCGATGAAGCCAGAGGAAAGGAAGATGTCAAAACTGCTCTGTCTATAAAACCCAATCTAGCTTCCACTGTCGATGAGTTGATGCCTAAGATGTTAAGTGGCAAAAAAGAAAAGAAGTCCAAAGAGGTCGCCTTGACAACCAAAAAAGGTGTTCCCGTGAAGACTAAAAAAGGCGCTGTCGCCTACAAACTGAAAGGCTAA
- a CDS encoding M48 family metallopeptidase, with protein MDFWKAQHNARTKTKYYLAAFVLITLFTAIVAEGAMRYFAPDVYDAPYPLISILFLAITFIVAGYNYTMYQSFGGAYVARSVGAVEVHPLTTDPQEKVLLNIVKEMALASSLPMPRVFIIPAKQINAFAAGLNPDSAAIAVTEGAIERLSRDELQGVVAHEFGHIYNGDMQISLRLAAMVMGFFFVMYLGFRTLQLASYRRRDSREKGGNPVLIAALVLLVAGVFTWFAGTLLKCVVSREREYLADACSVQFTRNPRGIASALRKIAGESVNDMPKAGMAFSHMYFDEHLGFSSLFATHPPLAKRIQAIEGNLYAPDHPLP; from the coding sequence ATGGACTTCTGGAAAGCACAGCACAACGCACGAACCAAGACAAAATACTATCTGGCTGCATTTGTCTTGATTACGCTCTTCACAGCCATCGTGGCAGAAGGCGCCATGCGCTATTTTGCGCCCGATGTCTACGATGCGCCCTATCCGCTCATATCCATCCTATTTCTTGCCATCACCTTCATCGTCGCCGGATACAACTACACGATGTACCAGTCGTTTGGAGGAGCCTATGTCGCGCGTTCGGTGGGAGCCGTTGAAGTCCACCCCCTGACGACCGATCCGCAAGAGAAGGTTTTACTCAATATTGTCAAAGAGATGGCGCTGGCATCGAGTCTGCCCATGCCGCGCGTCTTTATCATCCCAGCCAAGCAGATCAACGCTTTCGCGGCAGGTTTAAATCCCGACTCCGCGGCGATCGCGGTTACAGAAGGCGCTATCGAGCGTTTGAGCCGTGATGAACTGCAAGGCGTTGTCGCCCATGAGTTCGGCCACATATACAATGGCGACATGCAGATCAGCTTAAGGCTCGCAGCCATGGTCATGGGCTTTTTCTTTGTGATGTATCTAGGCTTCAGAACTCTGCAGCTGGCCTCCTATCGCCGACGCGACTCAAGGGAAAAAGGGGGGAACCCCGTTCTGATTGCCGCTCTCGTGCTGCTTGTAGCAGGTGTTTTTACCTGGTTTGCGGGCACACTGCTCAAATGTGTTGTGAGCCGTGAGAGGGAATACCTTGCCGATGCCTGCAGCGTCCAGTTTACCAGAAACCCGCGCGGTATTGCGTCTGCCCTAAGAAAAATTGCCGGAGAATCTGTAAATGACATGCCGAAGGCCGGTATGGCATTTTCCCATATGTACTTCGACGAACATCTAGGCTTCAGCAGTCTGTTTGCCACACACCCGCCCCTTGCAAAACGAATCCAGGCCATCGAGGGGAACCTCTATGCTCCTGATCATCCTTTGCCCTAG
- the zwf gene encoding glucose-6-phosphate dehydrogenase codes for MEATASPLADSARHTRNADPCVVVIFGATGDLTSRKLLPALYNLSIMGLLPQHFACVGFARRPKPHEVFRQDMREAVDQFSRTKPIGDEDWTPFSEKIFYHQSEFDQEEGYEKLRELLLDMDRKFGTKGNRLYYLSTQPSFFPDIIERLSRHDLLYDQNQVKDRWSRVIIEKPFGHDFHSAASLQKEITKHLSEEQIYRIDHYLGKETVQNLLNFRFSNPIFESIWNNSHIDHIQITVAEDIGIGTRGRLWEEAGMLRDIVQNHMMQLLTLVAMEPPANLKADAIRDEKVKVMQAVRPFPPQDLESCIQRGQYGPGFIKGQPVKGYREEENVSPKSNVETYVSLELFIDNWRWTGVPFYLRAGKRLPKRSTEIAITFKAAPSFLFQKSQGKIESNVLVIRIQPDEGISLKMNCKVPGLNSPIQPVKMDFHYGSYFGAKPPEAYERLLCDAMSGDNTLFARIDEVMASWKLFTPVLKYWESTVAESFPNYPSGTWGPVESEILLAKSGRRWRII; via the coding sequence ATGGAAGCGACGGCAAGCCCTCTCGCGGATTCTGCGAGGCACACAAGAAATGCCGATCCGTGCGTCGTAGTCATCTTCGGAGCGACAGGAGATTTAACTTCAAGGAAGCTGCTGCCCGCTCTTTACAACCTCTCCATTATGGGACTTCTCCCCCAGCACTTTGCCTGTGTCGGGTTCGCCAGAAGACCCAAACCTCATGAAGTGTTCAGGCAGGACATGAGAGAGGCCGTCGATCAGTTTTCGAGAACAAAACCGATTGGAGACGAGGACTGGACACCGTTTTCCGAAAAGATTTTCTACCACCAGTCCGAATTTGACCAAGAAGAGGGATACGAAAAGCTCCGAGAACTGCTCCTGGACATGGACAGAAAATTCGGCACTAAAGGCAACAGGCTATACTACCTCTCCACCCAGCCCAGTTTCTTCCCTGACATTATCGAACGATTAAGCCGACATGACCTTCTCTATGATCAAAACCAGGTGAAAGACCGCTGGAGCCGTGTCATCATTGAAAAGCCCTTCGGCCACGACTTCCATTCTGCCGCCAGCTTGCAAAAAGAGATCACCAAACACCTCTCGGAAGAGCAGATCTACCGCATCGATCACTATCTGGGTAAGGAAACGGTACAAAACCTTCTCAACTTCCGCTTCAGCAACCCCATTTTCGAATCGATCTGGAACAACAGCCACATAGACCACATTCAGATCACCGTAGCTGAGGACATCGGTATAGGCACACGCGGACGCCTCTGGGAAGAGGCCGGGATGCTACGTGACATCGTACAAAACCACATGATGCAACTGCTCACTTTAGTAGCGATGGAACCTCCCGCCAATCTTAAAGCGGATGCCATTCGAGATGAAAAAGTCAAAGTCATGCAGGCTGTGAGGCCCTTTCCCCCACAGGATTTAGAAAGTTGCATTCAGCGGGGACAATACGGCCCCGGCTTCATCAAAGGCCAGCCGGTCAAAGGGTACCGGGAGGAAGAGAATGTTTCTCCTAAATCCAACGTCGAGACATACGTTTCCCTGGAGCTTTTCATCGATAACTGGCGCTGGACAGGGGTTCCCTTCTATCTCAGGGCGGGCAAGCGCCTTCCGAAAAGATCCACCGAGATTGCGATCACCTTCAAGGCGGCTCCCTCATTCCTCTTCCAAAAGAGCCAGGGAAAGATCGAATCGAATGTTTTAGTCATCCGCATCCAGCCAGACGAGGGCATCTCTCTGAAGATGAATTGTAAAGTACCCGGACTTAACAGCCCCATACAGCCTGTTAAAATGGACTTCCACTACGGTTCATACTTCGGTGCCAAACCACCTGAGGCTTACGAAAGACTTCTCTGCGATGCCATGTCCGGCGACAACACCCTCTTTGCCCGCATAGACGAAGTGATGGCATCATGGAAGCTTTTCACACCCGTCCTTAAATACTGGGAAAGCACCGTCGCAGAATCGTTTCCCAACTACCCTTCGGGAACATGGGGGCCGGTCGAATCGGAGATTCTCCTGGCTAAAAGCGGAAGGCGCTGGAGAATCATTTAA
- a CDS encoding ester cyclase has product MTEGIKKESTAKDIAMEYVQRIWDEKDMTAIDTLMAEEIVIHSSFGYYQGRAKMREVVSAYYSAFPDLKVSNDFIISEGDKTMIHWQASGTHLGNFKELPPRGKKISYTGVTIYRTAHEKIVEYWAYVDLHYLMQQLK; this is encoded by the coding sequence ATGACTGAGGGCATAAAAAAAGAGAGCACGGCAAAAGACATCGCCATGGAATACGTTCAGCGGATCTGGGATGAAAAAGATATGACCGCGATCGATACACTTATGGCAGAGGAGATCGTCATTCACAGTTCCTTTGGCTATTATCAGGGAAGAGCCAAAATGCGCGAGGTAGTCTCGGCTTACTACAGCGCCTTTCCGGATCTGAAAGTCAGTAATGATTTTATAATTTCAGAGGGTGATAAGACCATGATCCACTGGCAGGCAAGTGGAACACACCTCGGCAACTTCAAAGAGCTGCCGCCGCGCGGAAAGAAAATCTCGTACACGGGGGTCACCATCTACCGGACTGCTCATGAGAAAATAGTCGAGTATTGGGCTTATGTTGATCTTCACTACCTGATGCAGCAGTTGAAATGA
- a CDS encoding LemA family protein — MTFGIIILIVAAVVLFWLISIYNNLVKLKNQVKNAWGQIDVQLQRRYDLIPNLVETVKGYMSYEKSTLEAVIEARSKAMGAMEAIHKQEIPSGQAMKELMSAETVLQGALPKIFALAENYPQLRASENMAQLQEELRTTENQVAFSRQSYNDQAMQYNITQEQFPTLIFAKMFGHVPADIYKVEQEEAKKAVKVSFN, encoded by the coding sequence ATGACTTTTGGAATCATCATTCTTATCGTGGCTGCGGTCGTCCTATTCTGGTTGATCAGCATCTACAACAATCTGGTAAAGCTTAAAAACCAGGTTAAAAATGCCTGGGGGCAAATCGATGTGCAGCTACAGCGCCGCTACGACTTGATACCTAACCTGGTTGAAACAGTGAAGGGATACATGTCCTATGAGAAGAGCACTCTCGAGGCCGTGATTGAAGCGAGAAGCAAAGCCATGGGCGCGATGGAGGCTATCCACAAGCAGGAGATTCCCTCCGGACAGGCTATGAAGGAGCTGATGAGTGCTGAGACTGTTCTCCAAGGTGCGCTACCCAAAATATTTGCGCTGGCGGAAAATTATCCCCAGCTGCGGGCATCGGAAAACATGGCTCAGCTGCAAGAAGAGCTGAGGACAACAGAAAACCAGGTGGCATTTTCAAGGCAGTCCTACAACGATCAGGCGATGCAGTACAACATCACCCAAGAGCAGTTTCCGACGCTCATCTTCGCCAAGATGTTCGGCCATGTGCCCGCCGATATCTACAAAGTCGAGCAGGAAGAAGCAAAAAAAGCGGTAAAAGTTTCATTTAACTAG
- a CDS encoding DoxX family protein: MTMLQKTKTFFSALACTGDFFQHFVLLAFRLYFGYNFFLAGYQKFHNIKETAAFFGQLGIPLADAQAYLVASVEMACGILLIVGLASRLAAIPLIITMIVALLTAHSKGAFQIFSNPSAFLSEMPVSYLIVSLVIFVFGAGWFSLDYLFGRFCCKSCKG, from the coding sequence ATGACTATGCTTCAGAAAACAAAAACCTTCTTCTCGGCGCTCGCATGCACCGGAGATTTTTTCCAGCATTTTGTGCTGCTGGCATTCCGCCTCTACTTTGGCTACAACTTCTTCCTAGCCGGATATCAGAAATTTCATAATATCAAAGAGACGGCCGCCTTCTTTGGCCAGCTTGGGATCCCGCTGGCTGACGCCCAGGCCTACCTGGTCGCTTCGGTCGAAATGGCCTGTGGTATCTTGCTGATCGTGGGACTAGCTTCCCGCCTGGCTGCGATTCCTCTGATCATCACGATGATCGTTGCCTTGCTTACTGCGCACAGCAAAGGCGCGTTTCAAATTTTCAGCAATCCATCCGCCTTTTTATCGGAAATGCCAGTCAGCTACCTGATCGTCTCACTGGTTATCTTTGTCTTTGGCGCCGGGTGGTTTTCGCTCGACTATCTCTTCGGCCGCTTCTGCTGCAAATCCTGCAAAGGGTAA